One Aegilops tauschii subsp. strangulata cultivar AL8/78 chromosome 7, Aet v6.0, whole genome shotgun sequence genomic window carries:
- the LOC141026584 gene encoding uncharacterized protein has translation MYEDNKRQRAEDTLMNSFEVHNLTQEKKKLQASYEKLVEDVNALVDAQQRRVEIEKTDADTKKLEEKYEMVKNLVAAQASVIRNMKLKLAEERKNLQIQIDELQKSVEESNVKLHESNVKLQESNLKLQGMKAILNE, from the coding sequence ATGTATGAAGACAACAAGAGACAGAGGGCTGAGGACACTCTGATGAATTCTTTTGAAGTTCATAACCTGACACAAGAGAAGAAAAAGCTGCAGGCCAGCTATGAGAAGCTGGTTGAAGATGTCAATGCACTTGTGGATGCCCAGCAACGTAGGGTAGAGATAGAAAAGACAGATGCTGATACCAAGAAGTTGGAGGAGAAGTATGAGATGGTGAAGAACCTGGTAGCTGCTCAGGCCAGTGTCATTAGGAACATGAAGCTCAAGCTAGCTGAAGAGAGGAAGAACTTGCAGATCCAAATTGATGAGCTGCAGAAGAGTGTTGAAGAGAGCAATGTGAAGCTGCATGAGAGTAATGTGAAGCTGCAGGAGAGCAATTTGAAGCTGCAGGGGATGAAGGCCATCCTAAATGAATGA
- the LOC109740433 gene encoding uncharacterized protein: MAATLSSVSASSKHCSVVRAQHSPLPSILTTSPAKKTAFHGVSLVDSRWLRSGGARRRLVQVNAKTAGAAKNIEVEVDKPLGLTLGQKSGGGVVITGVESGGNAARAGLKSGDQVLYTSSFFGDELWPADKLGFTKTAIQAKPDSVYFVVSRGGGDIDVKRLPKRPAPPRFGRKLSDSQKARATHICLDCGYIYFLPKAFEEQPDEYGCPQCNAPKKRFARYDVESGKPIGGALPPLTVIVSLVIGIAGIGALLVYGLQ; encoded by the exons ATGGCGGCCACGCTCTCCTCCGTGTCTGCCTCTTCCAAGCACTGCTCCGTCGTCAGGGCTCAGCACTCGCCACTTCCTTCCATCCTCACAACATCACCAGCC AAGAAAACTGCCTTCCATGGGGTTTCCTTGGTGGACAGCAGGTGGTTgcgcagcggcggcgcgcggcgaaGGCTGGTGCAGGTGAATGCCAAGACCGCCGGCGCGGCCAAGAACATCGAGGTGGAGGTCGACAAGCCGCTCGGCCTCACCCTTGGCCAGAAgtccggcggcggcgtcgtcaTCACT GGTGTGGAGTCCGGAGGGAATGCAGCAAGAGCAGGGCTCAAGTCAGGTGACCAAGTGCTCTACACAAGCAGCTTCTTCGGTGATGAATTGTGGCCGGCAGACAAGCTGGGATTCACCAAGACAGCCATCCAAGCAAAGCCAGACTCTGTATACTTTGTAGTAAGCAG GGGTGGTGGTGATATTGATGTGAAGCGCCTGCCCAAGAGGCCGGCGCCCCCTCGGTTTGGCCGGAAGTTATCTGATTCACAGAAG GCTAGAGCAACACACATCTGCCTTGATTGTGGATACATATACTTTCTACCCAAGGCTTTTGAAGAACAG CCTGATGAGTATGGCTGTCCCCAGTGCAATGCGCCAAAGAAGCGATTCGCGAGATACGACGTAGAGTCTGGGAAGCCCATTGGCGGTGCACTGCCACCTCTTACGGTGATAGTCAGTTTGGTTATCGGCATCGCTGGAATAGGGGCTTTACTTGTATATGGCCTTCAATAG
- the LOC109740449 gene encoding acyl-CoA-binding domain-containing protein 1 produces MGLKEDFEEYAEKAKALPETQSTSNEDKLILYGLFKHATVGVANTARPGMCNMRERAKWDAWEAVKDKSKEEAMNDYITKVKQLQEEAAAAGAC; encoded by the exons ATGGGTCTGAAG GAGGATTTCGAAGAGTATGCCGAGAAGGCAAAGGCCTTGCCCGAGACCCAGAGCACCAGCAATGAAGACAAGCTTATCCTCTATGGACTCTTCAAGCATGCCACTGTTGGGGTTGCGAATACAG CTCGGCCTGGTATGTGCAACATGAGGGAGAGGGCCAAATGGGATGCATGGGAAGCTGTTAAAG ACAAATCTAAAGAAGAAGCCATGAACGACTACATTACCAAGGTGAAGCAGCTCCAGGAGGAGGCAGCTGCTGCAGGCGCCTGTTAA